A genomic window from Cotesia glomerata isolate CgM1 linkage group LG7, MPM_Cglom_v2.3, whole genome shotgun sequence includes:
- the LOC123268434 gene encoding plastin-2 isoform X1 → MEMLKMKKWNVIDEYLKDFPSFFKLIDENGDGFIDVKELRSALDICGFKMPGYKVRQMIEEYDDKQQFQHKGRLSFDEFEKLCKELKANELGSTFKQVVSKKENLETLGGISEASSEGTTHSVRLEEQLAFSDWINTNLGSDPDLKHLLPIDPEGRLLYDKVKDGILLCKIINHSCPDTIDERTINKEKLTLYRKHENLTLALSSAQSIGCNIVNIDAHDLTAGRNHLVLGLLWQIIRIGLFNQITLENCPGLATLLQHGEKIEDLLKLSPEAILLRWVNHHLENAGVARRCNNFQSDITDSEVYTYLIKQIAPSGTGVTLEALMEPNHVTRAEIMLQQAAKLGCRSFVTPNDVVNGIYKLNLAFVANMFNNYPGLDKPAENIEDLGSLEETREEKTYRNWMNSMGVSPHVNWLYSDLADGLVIFQLYDIIKPGTVNWPKVHTKFSKLRKFMEKLENCNYAVDLGKKMNFSLVGIAGQDINDGNATLTLALIWQLMRSYTLSVLSGLVGNSGKTVEKEIVQWVNSKLQAAGKTSSIKSFQDDAISTGRPVLDLIDAIKPGIVNYDLVKTSETEEDNLDNAKYAISLARKCGARVYALPEDITEVKQKMVMTVFACLMATDYVPNMDSKQNNVTQNNVNNVNNVNNTNNVNNVNGQS, encoded by the exons ATGGAGatgctaaaaatgaaaaagtggAACGTTATAGATGAATACTTGAAAGATTTTcccagtttttttaaatta ATTGACGAGAATGGCGACGGATTCATCGACGTAAAGGAGCTGAGGAGCGCGCTGGACATTTGCGGGTTCAAGATGCCGGGGTACAAAGTGAGGCAGATGATAGAGGAGTACGATGACAAGCAGCAGTTCCAGCACAAAGGCCGGCTTTCCTTCGACGAGTTTGAGAAGCTCTGCAAGGAACTGAAGGCCAACGAGCTCGGCTCTACCTTTAAGCAAGTGGTCTCCAAGAAGGAGAATCTCGAGACGCTCGGCGGTATTTCCGAGGCATCCAGCGAGGGTACCACTCACTCAGTTAGGCTCGAGGAACAATTAGCCTTCAGCGACTGGATTAATACCAACCTGGGCAGCGATCCAGATCTCAAACACTTGTTGCCGATCGATCCAGAGGGACGGCTTCTCTATGACAAAGTCAAGGATGGAATTTTGCtctg taaaataataaatcactCGTGTCCGGATACCATCGACGAGCGAACGATAAATAAAGAGAAATTAACACTGTACAGAAAGCACGAGAACTTGACTTTGGCGTTGTCATCAGCTCAGTCAATAGGTTGTAACATAGTAAACATCGACGCGCATGATTTAACAGCCGGAAGAAATCACCTGGTGTTGGGACTGCTTTGGCAAATAATCCGGATCGGTTTGTTCAATCAAATAACCCTTGAAAATTGCCCTGGACTGGCGACGCTGCTCCAGCACGGCGAGAAAATAGAGGATCTCTTGAAATTATCACCCGAGGCAATCCTACTGCGCTGGGTTAACCATCACCTGGAGAACGCCGGGGTGGCTCGTCGTTGCAACAACTTCCAATCAGACATCACCGACTCTGAGGTCTACACTTATTTGATAAAGCAAATTGCACCGAGCGGGACCGGAGTTACTCTCGAAGCGCTAATGGAGCCTAATCACGTCACAAGAGCCGAGATAATGCTCCAGCAAGCCGCCAAGCTCGGCTGCAGAAGCTTCGTCACTCCCAACGACGTCGTCAACGgcatttacaaattaaatttggcGTTTGTCGCTAATATGTTCAACAATTATCCGGGACTCGACAAGCCCGCGGAGAATATCGAGGACCTCGGTTCTCTGGAGGAGACCCGCGAGGAAAAAACCTACAGAAACTGGATGAATTCAATGGGAGTCTCGCCTCACGTTAATTGGCTCTACTCTGATCTCGCAGATGGGCTCGTTATCTTCCAGCTCTATGATATTATCAAACCCGGTACTGTTAATTGGCCGAAGGTTCATACTAAATTCAGCAAACTAAGAAAGTTTATGGAGAAACTGGAAAATTGCAACTACGCCGTGGACTTGGGAAAGAAAATGAACTTTTCTTTGGTAGGAATCGCTGGTCAGGATATCAATGACGGTAACGCTACGCTTACTCTTGCCTTGATTTGGCAGCTCATGAGAAGCTACACTCTCTCTGTTTTGTCGGGTCTTGTTGGAAATTCCGGAAAAACTGTCGAGAAAGAAATCGTACAGTGGGTTAATTCTAAACTTCAGGCTGCGGGTAAAACCAGCAGCATCAAGAGTTTCCAGGATGACGCTATCTCGACTGGGAGACCTGTTCTCGATCTTATTGACGCTATCAAGCCTGGTATTGTCAACTATGACTTGGTAAAAACCAGCGAAACTGaagag GATAATTTGGATAATGCCAAGTACGCTATTTCATTAGCAAGAAAATGCGGAGCGAGGGTTTATGCTTTGCCGGAAGATATAACAGAAGTTAAACAGAAAATGGTAATGACAGTATTTGCTTGTCTAATGGCCACTGATTACGTTCCAAACATGGATTCCAAGCAAAATAACGTCAcgcaaaataatgttaataatgtAAACAACGTTAACAACACCAATAACGTCAATAATGTCAATGGACAATCatag
- the LOC123268434 gene encoding plastin-2 isoform X3, protein MPGYKVRQMIEEYDDKQQFQHKGRLSFDEFEKLCKELKANELGSTFKQVVSKKENLETLGGISEASSEGTTHSVRLEEQLAFSDWINTNLGSDPDLKHLLPIDPEGRLLYDKVKDGILLCKIINHSCPDTIDERTINKEKLTLYRKHENLTLALSSAQSIGCNIVNIDAHDLTAGRNHLVLGLLWQIIRIGLFNQITLENCPGLATLLQHGEKIEDLLKLSPEAILLRWVNHHLENAGVARRCNNFQSDITDSEVYTYLIKQIAPSGTGVTLEALMEPNHVTRAEIMLQQAAKLGCRSFVTPNDVVNGIYKLNLAFVANMFNNYPGLDKPAENIEDLGSLEETREEKTYRNWMNSMGVSPHVNWLYSDLADGLVIFQLYDIIKPGTVNWPKVHTKFSKLRKFMEKLENCNYAVDLGKKMNFSLVGIAGQDINDGNATLTLALIWQLMRSYTLSVLSGLVGNSGKTVEKEIVQWVNSKLQAAGKTSSIKSFQDDAISTGRPVLDLIDAIKPGIVNYDLVKTSETEEDNLDNAKYAISLARKCGARVYALPEDITEVKQKMVMTVFACLMATDYVPNMDSKQNNVTQNNVNNVNNVNNTNNVNNVNGQS, encoded by the exons ATGCCGGGGTACAAAGTGAGGCAGATGATAGAGGAGTACGATGACAAGCAGCAGTTCCAGCACAAAGGCCGGCTTTCCTTCGACGAGTTTGAGAAGCTCTGCAAGGAACTGAAGGCCAACGAGCTCGGCTCTACCTTTAAGCAAGTGGTCTCCAAGAAGGAGAATCTCGAGACGCTCGGCGGTATTTCCGAGGCATCCAGCGAGGGTACCACTCACTCAGTTAGGCTCGAGGAACAATTAGCCTTCAGCGACTGGATTAATACCAACCTGGGCAGCGATCCAGATCTCAAACACTTGTTGCCGATCGATCCAGAGGGACGGCTTCTCTATGACAAAGTCAAGGATGGAATTTTGCtctg taaaataataaatcactCGTGTCCGGATACCATCGACGAGCGAACGATAAATAAAGAGAAATTAACACTGTACAGAAAGCACGAGAACTTGACTTTGGCGTTGTCATCAGCTCAGTCAATAGGTTGTAACATAGTAAACATCGACGCGCATGATTTAACAGCCGGAAGAAATCACCTGGTGTTGGGACTGCTTTGGCAAATAATCCGGATCGGTTTGTTCAATCAAATAACCCTTGAAAATTGCCCTGGACTGGCGACGCTGCTCCAGCACGGCGAGAAAATAGAGGATCTCTTGAAATTATCACCCGAGGCAATCCTACTGCGCTGGGTTAACCATCACCTGGAGAACGCCGGGGTGGCTCGTCGTTGCAACAACTTCCAATCAGACATCACCGACTCTGAGGTCTACACTTATTTGATAAAGCAAATTGCACCGAGCGGGACCGGAGTTACTCTCGAAGCGCTAATGGAGCCTAATCACGTCACAAGAGCCGAGATAATGCTCCAGCAAGCCGCCAAGCTCGGCTGCAGAAGCTTCGTCACTCCCAACGACGTCGTCAACGgcatttacaaattaaatttggcGTTTGTCGCTAATATGTTCAACAATTATCCGGGACTCGACAAGCCCGCGGAGAATATCGAGGACCTCGGTTCTCTGGAGGAGACCCGCGAGGAAAAAACCTACAGAAACTGGATGAATTCAATGGGAGTCTCGCCTCACGTTAATTGGCTCTACTCTGATCTCGCAGATGGGCTCGTTATCTTCCAGCTCTATGATATTATCAAACCCGGTACTGTTAATTGGCCGAAGGTTCATACTAAATTCAGCAAACTAAGAAAGTTTATGGAGAAACTGGAAAATTGCAACTACGCCGTGGACTTGGGAAAGAAAATGAACTTTTCTTTGGTAGGAATCGCTGGTCAGGATATCAATGACGGTAACGCTACGCTTACTCTTGCCTTGATTTGGCAGCTCATGAGAAGCTACACTCTCTCTGTTTTGTCGGGTCTTGTTGGAAATTCCGGAAAAACTGTCGAGAAAGAAATCGTACAGTGGGTTAATTCTAAACTTCAGGCTGCGGGTAAAACCAGCAGCATCAAGAGTTTCCAGGATGACGCTATCTCGACTGGGAGACCTGTTCTCGATCTTATTGACGCTATCAAGCCTGGTATTGTCAACTATGACTTGGTAAAAACCAGCGAAACTGaagag GATAATTTGGATAATGCCAAGTACGCTATTTCATTAGCAAGAAAATGCGGAGCGAGGGTTTATGCTTTGCCGGAAGATATAACAGAAGTTAAACAGAAAATGGTAATGACAGTATTTGCTTGTCTAATGGCCACTGATTACGTTCCAAACATGGATTCCAAGCAAAATAACGTCAcgcaaaataatgttaataatgtAAACAACGTTAACAACACCAATAACGTCAATAATGTCAATGGACAATCatag
- the LOC123268434 gene encoding plastin-2 isoform X2 produces the protein MATTIDDRQELLEQFQTIDENGDGFIDVKELRSALDICGFKMPGYKVRQMIEEYDDKQQFQHKGRLSFDEFEKLCKELKANELGSTFKQVVSKKENLETLGGISEASSEGTTHSVRLEEQLAFSDWINTNLGSDPDLKHLLPIDPEGRLLYDKVKDGILLCKIINHSCPDTIDERTINKEKLTLYRKHENLTLALSSAQSIGCNIVNIDAHDLTAGRNHLVLGLLWQIIRIGLFNQITLENCPGLATLLQHGEKIEDLLKLSPEAILLRWVNHHLENAGVARRCNNFQSDITDSEVYTYLIKQIAPSGTGVTLEALMEPNHVTRAEIMLQQAAKLGCRSFVTPNDVVNGIYKLNLAFVANMFNNYPGLDKPAENIEDLGSLEETREEKTYRNWMNSMGVSPHVNWLYSDLADGLVIFQLYDIIKPGTVNWPKVHTKFSKLRKFMEKLENCNYAVDLGKKMNFSLVGIAGQDINDGNATLTLALIWQLMRSYTLSVLSGLVGNSGKTVEKEIVQWVNSKLQAAGKTSSIKSFQDDAISTGRPVLDLIDAIKPGIVNYDLVKTSETEEDNLDNAKYAISLARKCGARVYALPEDITEVKQKMVMTVFACLMATDYVPNMDSKQNNVTQNNVNNVNNVNNTNNVNNVNGQS, from the exons ATTGACGAGAATGGCGACGGATTCATCGACGTAAAGGAGCTGAGGAGCGCGCTGGACATTTGCGGGTTCAAGATGCCGGGGTACAAAGTGAGGCAGATGATAGAGGAGTACGATGACAAGCAGCAGTTCCAGCACAAAGGCCGGCTTTCCTTCGACGAGTTTGAGAAGCTCTGCAAGGAACTGAAGGCCAACGAGCTCGGCTCTACCTTTAAGCAAGTGGTCTCCAAGAAGGAGAATCTCGAGACGCTCGGCGGTATTTCCGAGGCATCCAGCGAGGGTACCACTCACTCAGTTAGGCTCGAGGAACAATTAGCCTTCAGCGACTGGATTAATACCAACCTGGGCAGCGATCCAGATCTCAAACACTTGTTGCCGATCGATCCAGAGGGACGGCTTCTCTATGACAAAGTCAAGGATGGAATTTTGCtctg taaaataataaatcactCGTGTCCGGATACCATCGACGAGCGAACGATAAATAAAGAGAAATTAACACTGTACAGAAAGCACGAGAACTTGACTTTGGCGTTGTCATCAGCTCAGTCAATAGGTTGTAACATAGTAAACATCGACGCGCATGATTTAACAGCCGGAAGAAATCACCTGGTGTTGGGACTGCTTTGGCAAATAATCCGGATCGGTTTGTTCAATCAAATAACCCTTGAAAATTGCCCTGGACTGGCGACGCTGCTCCAGCACGGCGAGAAAATAGAGGATCTCTTGAAATTATCACCCGAGGCAATCCTACTGCGCTGGGTTAACCATCACCTGGAGAACGCCGGGGTGGCTCGTCGTTGCAACAACTTCCAATCAGACATCACCGACTCTGAGGTCTACACTTATTTGATAAAGCAAATTGCACCGAGCGGGACCGGAGTTACTCTCGAAGCGCTAATGGAGCCTAATCACGTCACAAGAGCCGAGATAATGCTCCAGCAAGCCGCCAAGCTCGGCTGCAGAAGCTTCGTCACTCCCAACGACGTCGTCAACGgcatttacaaattaaatttggcGTTTGTCGCTAATATGTTCAACAATTATCCGGGACTCGACAAGCCCGCGGAGAATATCGAGGACCTCGGTTCTCTGGAGGAGACCCGCGAGGAAAAAACCTACAGAAACTGGATGAATTCAATGGGAGTCTCGCCTCACGTTAATTGGCTCTACTCTGATCTCGCAGATGGGCTCGTTATCTTCCAGCTCTATGATATTATCAAACCCGGTACTGTTAATTGGCCGAAGGTTCATACTAAATTCAGCAAACTAAGAAAGTTTATGGAGAAACTGGAAAATTGCAACTACGCCGTGGACTTGGGAAAGAAAATGAACTTTTCTTTGGTAGGAATCGCTGGTCAGGATATCAATGACGGTAACGCTACGCTTACTCTTGCCTTGATTTGGCAGCTCATGAGAAGCTACACTCTCTCTGTTTTGTCGGGTCTTGTTGGAAATTCCGGAAAAACTGTCGAGAAAGAAATCGTACAGTGGGTTAATTCTAAACTTCAGGCTGCGGGTAAAACCAGCAGCATCAAGAGTTTCCAGGATGACGCTATCTCGACTGGGAGACCTGTTCTCGATCTTATTGACGCTATCAAGCCTGGTATTGTCAACTATGACTTGGTAAAAACCAGCGAAACTGaagag GATAATTTGGATAATGCCAAGTACGCTATTTCATTAGCAAGAAAATGCGGAGCGAGGGTTTATGCTTTGCCGGAAGATATAACAGAAGTTAAACAGAAAATGGTAATGACAGTATTTGCTTGTCTAATGGCCACTGATTACGTTCCAAACATGGATTCCAAGCAAAATAACGTCAcgcaaaataatgttaataatgtAAACAACGTTAACAACACCAATAACGTCAATAATGTCAATGGACAATCatag